Proteins encoded together in one Caldicellulosiruptor saccharolyticus DSM 8903 window:
- a CDS encoding ABC transporter substrate-binding protein, with translation MSFKKKSALIIALIFIFATVAGSFVPIGTKNAEAASKKVVTFTMFSADATVQYHPDIFSTAIGQEITKKTGVRLKIEHFVGMDQATKVSLMLASGDLPDLVYGSGEHKQFIQNKVLVPLEGYIQKYGTWTKKAYSEADLKKLRQADGHIYFLSYSRGEVSPSSMGEGLYVMIDMLKKNKWPRLKYWEDLVPMLRAYVKKYPKYKGMPVIGMSAITEGSRFYVIQDPATGLNGLIADTVQFDPKTYTASYDPAGMGMYKAYRALNQLWNEGLFDKEAFVQTYDQWQAKIAQGRVVTSWGRSWHFTNAFNTLRKNGEDDRILVPFGIVFKGVRKSRYVMLQSIGTRDGVSITKKCKDPVTAFKFLDSLLNPDVQKLMFWGIKGRDYLVDKKGKMYRTQAMIDKARDPVYQKQEGLGYWNIYPRWQLKLPDGNYVKPDLDPDIAYMQWAPAQKQVLDAYKAKTFVEPPFADEPESPKWGYAWEINVPPEKQKEIQVPLNIANDLARKYIPLLIMAPKGKYDEVWNKYKTEVRQKINSKVIADFYTLELRKRMEDWYGIKIK, from the coding sequence GTGAGCTTTAAAAAGAAAAGTGCTTTGATAATAGCTTTAATCTTCATCTTTGCAACAGTTGCTGGCAGCTTTGTTCCTATTGGAACAAAAAATGCAGAAGCTGCATCTAAAAAAGTTGTAACTTTCACAATGTTTAGTGCTGATGCAACAGTGCAATACCATCCGGATATTTTCAGCACCGCAATAGGACAGGAGATTACTAAAAAGACGGGTGTAAGACTCAAAATTGAACACTTTGTTGGTATGGACCAGGCAACAAAGGTATCGCTAATGCTTGCATCAGGTGACTTGCCAGATCTTGTATATGGTAGTGGTGAGCACAAACAGTTTATTCAGAACAAAGTCTTAGTACCACTAGAAGGATATATACAAAAATATGGAACATGGACAAAGAAGGCATATTCAGAGGCTGACTTAAAGAAACTGCGTCAGGCGGACGGTCATATTTATTTCTTGAGCTACTCAAGAGGAGAAGTATCTCCAAGCTCAATGGGTGAAGGTTTATATGTAATGATTGATATGCTAAAGAAAAATAAATGGCCAAGACTTAAATATTGGGAAGATTTGGTTCCAATGCTCAGAGCTTATGTTAAGAAGTATCCAAAATACAAAGGTATGCCTGTTATAGGGATGTCTGCAATTACAGAAGGTTCAAGATTTTACGTCATTCAAGACCCGGCAACAGGGTTAAATGGGCTGATTGCAGACACTGTTCAGTTTGATCCAAAAACTTATACGGCATCTTATGACCCGGCAGGTATGGGGATGTACAAAGCATACAGAGCATTAAATCAGCTGTGGAATGAAGGATTGTTTGATAAAGAAGCATTTGTCCAAACATATGACCAATGGCAAGCAAAGATAGCTCAGGGTAGAGTAGTAACTTCATGGGGAAGGTCATGGCATTTCACTAATGCATTTAATACACTGAGAAAGAATGGAGAAGACGATAGAATATTGGTTCCATTTGGGATAGTTTTCAAAGGTGTTAGAAAGTCTAGGTATGTTATGTTACAGTCAATTGGCACGCGTGATGGAGTAAGTATAACTAAAAAGTGTAAAGACCCAGTTACAGCATTTAAGTTTTTAGACTCATTGTTAAATCCTGATGTTCAAAAACTCATGTTCTGGGGAATCAAGGGGAGAGACTACCTTGTTGACAAGAAAGGCAAGATGTACAGAACTCAAGCTATGATAGACAAGGCAAGAGATCCTGTATATCAGAAACAAGAAGGTCTTGGTTACTGGAATATTTATCCAAGATGGCAATTAAAACTTCCAGATGGTAACTATGTAAAACCTGATCTTGATCCAGATATTGCATACATGCAATGGGCACCTGCACAAAAACAAGTACTTGATGCTTATAAAGCAAAAACATTTGTAGAACCACCATTTGCAGATGAACCTGAATCTCCAAAGTGGGGTTATGCTTGGGAGATTAATGTTCCACCAGAAAAACAAAAAGAAATCCAGGTTCCTTTAAATATTGCTAATGATTTAGCAAGAAAGTACATTCCACTGCTTATTATGGCACCAAAGGGCAAATATGATGAAGTATGGAATAAGTATAAAACCGAAGTAAGGCAAAAAATAAATAGCAAAGTTATAGCAGATTTCTATACACTAGAACTAAGAAAACGTATGGAAGATTGGTACGGAATTAAGATTAAATAG
- a CDS encoding response regulator transcription factor, with amino-acid sequence MLKVLLVEDEVYMRKGIIKLVDWNGRGFVIYREASNGQEALEILKKEHIDVVITDIKMPVMDGIELIRRISEEFENRPAVVIISGYNEFEFAKAAIRYGVNDYLLKPIDEAELIQTLERIKTRILNEREYHRRKNLFEYLKRNSKFMRVVEFNEVSTIEQLGMDGTATWMGIGKKEDLQYEDDLTICENLLEIEREVNAKFASKGIDFRCYWDSFFNIILIIEAEQKSRRGQVIKQVYEYITRRLNLQSIVFDEIKNFKNIHSFYKQLLKKLSFAQFYEKTGVIEAAQIEDFEMYIEDKKLGSELIKLIEERKCEEIRYKLSQFFDECHNKKISPEIIKGYILLTLLEVIDYFEVYQLFEADSLKFIYRSNLQKSKFIEKVMEILLQIAEYVTEATKFNSSSFMKKIELFIKENYNKDITIKSIAQQFYINPIYLGRMFKKHFNMPFNKYLHILRIEQAKKLLLKTDKKIYEIAKEVGYNDTDYFALKFEEYVGKSPSKYRSSIIGETNY; translated from the coding sequence ATGCTTAAAGTTCTTTTAGTTGAAGATGAAGTCTATATGAGAAAGGGTATTATAAAGCTTGTAGACTGGAATGGACGTGGATTTGTGATATATAGGGAAGCTAGTAATGGTCAAGAAGCGCTTGAGATTTTGAAAAAAGAGCATATTGATGTGGTGATTACAGATATAAAGATGCCCGTTATGGACGGAATTGAGCTGATAAGAAGAATTTCAGAGGAATTTGAAAACCGTCCGGCTGTGGTTATTATCAGTGGGTACAATGAATTTGAGTTTGCAAAAGCAGCTATAAGATATGGTGTCAATGACTATTTATTAAAACCTATAGATGAGGCAGAGCTCATTCAGACATTGGAAAGAATTAAAACAAGAATCCTCAACGAAAGAGAGTATCACAGACGAAAAAACCTATTTGAATACCTGAAAAGAAACTCAAAGTTCATGAGGGTAGTAGAATTTAATGAGGTGTCCACTATAGAACAACTTGGCATGGATGGTACTGCAACATGGATGGGAATTGGCAAAAAAGAAGATCTGCAATATGAAGATGACTTGACTATTTGTGAGAATTTGTTGGAGATTGAAAGAGAAGTTAACGCAAAGTTTGCAAGCAAAGGGATTGACTTTAGATGTTACTGGGACAGCTTTTTTAACATAATACTTATCATTGAGGCTGAGCAGAAGAGTAGAAGGGGTCAGGTGATAAAACAAGTTTATGAATACATAACAAGAAGATTGAACTTGCAATCCATAGTGTTTGATGAAATCAAAAATTTCAAGAATATACATAGTTTTTACAAACAGCTTCTTAAAAAACTCAGCTTTGCCCAATTTTATGAGAAAACTGGAGTGATTGAAGCTGCTCAAATAGAGGATTTTGAAATGTACATTGAGGATAAGAAGTTGGGCAGTGAACTTATTAAATTGATTGAAGAGCGAAAATGCGAAGAAATTAGATACAAACTTTCTCAATTTTTTGATGAGTGCCACAACAAAAAGATTTCTCCTGAGATAATTAAAGGCTACATACTTCTTACGTTACTCGAGGTTATAGATTATTTTGAAGTGTATCAACTTTTTGAGGCAGACAGTCTTAAGTTTATCTATAGGAGCAATCTCCAAAAGAGCAAATTTATTGAAAAGGTAATGGAGATATTACTTCAAATAGCAGAGTACGTTACTGAAGCTACAAAGTTCAACAGTTCAAGCTTTATGAAGAAGATTGAGCTGTTCATAAAGGAAAACTACAATAAAGATATCACTATAAAAAGCATTGCTCAGCAGTTTTATATCAATCCAATTTACTTGGGCAGGATGTTTAAAAAGCACTTTAATATGCCATTTAATAAGTATTTGCACATATTAAGAATCGAACAGGCTAAAAAACTTTTGCTCAAGACCGATAAAAAAATTTATGAAATTGCAAAAGAAGTGGGTTATAATGACACTGATTATTTTGCGTTAAAATTTGAAGAGTATGTAGGTAAAAGCCCATCTAAATATAGGAGTTCAATAATAGGCGAAACTAATTATTAA
- a CDS encoding alpha-glucuronidase family glycosyl hydrolase: protein MEHVKQKGVPQNQYTMCWLDYKRCEDEEYLKKVIPFISNIFILDNNYYFRNAALELKEAIKNIFGVEPNIQTTSYLDFHHGTLIGKLGNEVIEKFLEKEEKEQIGNEGFLIKVVATKTQNIILLVAKTESGIIYGTFELINRLRVKSNLSSLYIIENPKAPLRVINHWDNMDGSIERGYAGSSIFFSNNRVKRSLKRVRDYARLLASIGINGVVINNVNVRGKAIWLITPKYLPELSEIAETFRLYGIKLYISINFASPIYIGGLSTADPLDPDVFKWWQETVKTIYSYIPDFGGFLVKADSEFNPGPYVYGRSHADGANMLARTLLPYGGVVIWRAFVYNCLQDWRDTKTDRAKAAYENFKPLDGEFLDNVVLQIKYGPMDFQVREPVSPLFGGMEKTNQMIELQITQEYTGQQIHLCYLGTLWKEILEFDTYCKGKGSYIKRIVDGSLFGWKYCGFAGVSNIGSSINWTGHDLAQANLWTFGKLAWNPDRSVEDIAKEWILLTFGDDKKVVENILWMLLNSHRIYEKYTTPLGLGWMVNPGHHYGPNPEGYEYSKWGTYHRADTKAIGVDRTSKGTGYTLQYHPHWQKIFDDIEKCPENLLLFFHRVPYTYRLKSGKTLIQFMYDSHFEGAEEVDVLIQKWEELRGKIDEDIFNRVSERLKMQKEHAIEWRDVINTYFYRKTGIPDEKGRLIYP from the coding sequence ATGGAACACGTCAAACAAAAAGGAGTGCCACAAAATCAATATACTATGTGCTGGCTTGATTACAAAAGGTGCGAAGATGAGGAGTATTTGAAAAAGGTTATACCTTTCATTTCAAACATTTTTATATTGGATAACAATTACTATTTTCGAAATGCTGCCCTTGAGCTAAAAGAGGCTATTAAAAACATTTTTGGAGTAGAACCCAATATACAGACTACTTCTTATCTTGACTTTCATCATGGTACATTAATAGGAAAGTTAGGAAATGAAGTAATAGAAAAGTTTCTTGAAAAAGAAGAAAAAGAGCAAATTGGCAATGAAGGCTTTTTGATAAAGGTTGTTGCAACTAAAACGCAAAACATTATTCTACTTGTTGCTAAAACTGAGAGTGGAATAATTTATGGTACATTCGAACTTATCAATAGGCTGAGGGTAAAAAGCAATTTAAGTAGTTTATATATCATAGAAAATCCAAAAGCACCTTTGAGGGTGATCAACCACTGGGATAATATGGATGGAAGCATTGAAAGAGGTTATGCAGGAAGTTCCATCTTTTTTTCAAACAACAGGGTAAAAAGGTCTTTAAAACGTGTAAGAGACTATGCAAGGCTACTTGCGTCAATTGGTATAAATGGGGTTGTAATTAACAATGTCAATGTCAGAGGAAAGGCAATTTGGCTGATAACTCCAAAGTATTTGCCTGAGCTTTCTGAAATTGCTGAGACTTTCAGATTGTATGGTATAAAATTGTATATTAGCATAAATTTTGCAAGTCCAATTTATATCGGAGGACTTTCAACTGCAGACCCTCTTGACCCTGATGTATTTAAATGGTGGCAAGAGACGGTCAAGACAATTTATAGCTATATACCTGACTTTGGTGGTTTTTTAGTAAAAGCTGATTCTGAGTTCAATCCTGGCCCATATGTATATGGCAGGAGTCATGCGGATGGAGCAAACATGCTTGCAAGAACTCTTTTGCCCTATGGTGGAGTTGTCATCTGGCGCGCGTTTGTCTACAACTGTCTTCAGGACTGGAGAGACACAAAGACTGACAGGGCAAAGGCTGCGTATGAAAACTTCAAACCTCTTGATGGAGAGTTTCTTGATAATGTTGTACTTCAGATAAAATATGGTCCAATGGACTTTCAGGTAAGGGAGCCTGTATCACCACTTTTTGGTGGTATGGAAAAGACAAATCAAATGATAGAATTACAAATAACTCAGGAATATACAGGTCAGCAGATTCATCTTTGCTATTTAGGTACCTTGTGGAAAGAGATTTTAGAGTTTGACACCTACTGCAAAGGCAAAGGTTCATATATCAAAAGAATAGTAGATGGAAGTCTATTTGGATGGAAGTATTGTGGATTTGCTGGTGTGTCAAACATAGGTAGTAGCATAAACTGGACAGGCCATGATTTGGCCCAGGCAAATCTTTGGACGTTTGGGAAACTTGCTTGGAATCCAGATAGGTCAGTTGAAGATATTGCTAAAGAATGGATTTTGCTTACATTTGGGGATGATAAAAAGGTTGTAGAAAATATTCTTTGGATGCTTTTAAATTCGCATAGAATCTACGAGAAGTATACAACACCTCTTGGTTTGGGGTGGATGGTAAATCCGGGTCACCACTATGGTCCTAATCCAGAAGGATATGAGTATTCAAAGTGGGGGACCTACCACAGAGCAGATACAAAAGCAATTGGGGTTGACAGGACATCAAAGGGTACAGGATATACTTTGCAGTACCATCCGCATTGGCAAAAAATCTTTGACGATATAGAAAAATGTCCAGAAAACCTTTTACTATTTTTCCACAGAGTGCCATACACTTATAGATTAAAATCAGGCAAAACGCTTATTCAGTTCATGTATGATTCGCACTTTGAAGGTGCTGAAGAGGTAGATGTTCTTATCCAAAAGTGGGAAGAGCTAAGAGGAAAGATAGATGAAGATATCTTCAATAGAGTTTCTGAGCGACTAAAGATGCAAAAAGAACATGCAATTGAGTGGCGAGATGTGATCAATACATACTTTTACAGAAAAACAGGCATTCCTGATGAAAAAGGAAGACTTATATATCCATAA
- a CDS encoding sensor histidine kinase, giving the protein MNLVTKVICKFSAKLRERLLAGLDNLSVRKKLLLVYILCVLIPTIVTHFIFTLFIVKNLQQQKIDQIKGVFNILNANIKKVLEEAILYSNTLYTDELLNDMLDIGYRGLEDFYSNYEGYLRNRIYQGRNVYSNIARVTIYTNNPTIVDSDGYRKFNDGEAKEWFSLVMDNQQGIIVIPTVDEGVNGEEGYVSLFRNLNQFERRSTSRGNNSKYLKIAKIDMYLSSFFNSINFEIFGGEIYLLDKSNRIIAARSNNSVIFAKPFIKFDKRKFVSKDSYIFEEKLDYNLLSSWKLVGVFSKSYMLREIYRAIEYILFISVLSLLFATLLIRMITSSLSARLELLTRHIKKIRKQNFEILNCKEGNDEIGNVIKEFNNMTIKLKELIEKEMLSEIQRKTLEIEKKQAELNALQSQINPHFLFNTLDSIRMRSVLKNELETAEIIKYLTRTLRRLIYWGNDITTVEEEIGFVEDFLKIQKYRLGEKLAYRIYVDEVARNCLIPKMTIQPLVENACIHGIEEIEGNGEIIIEVKKEEAYLIIKVEDNGIGMDEEKLSQLYENLSNNTYEKNIGLKNVYKRLMLYYNNAVDFKIHSNFKQGTRVVIKIPLELPAFVYKI; this is encoded by the coding sequence ATGAACTTGGTGACAAAGGTGATTTGTAAATTCTCAGCTAAATTGAGAGAAAGATTGTTGGCAGGACTTGACAATCTCTCAGTTAGAAAGAAATTACTGTTAGTTTATATACTGTGCGTGTTAATTCCAACAATTGTTACTCATTTTATTTTTACATTGTTTATTGTGAAAAATCTTCAACAACAAAAGATTGATCAGATAAAAGGTGTCTTTAATATTTTGAATGCAAATATTAAAAAAGTGCTTGAAGAAGCAATTCTTTACTCTAATACATTGTATACAGATGAGTTGTTAAATGATATGCTTGATATAGGATACAGAGGCTTAGAAGATTTTTATTCCAATTATGAAGGATATTTAAGGAATAGGATTTATCAGGGCAGAAATGTATATTCCAATATAGCACGTGTTACCATTTATACTAACAATCCAACTATTGTAGATAGCGATGGTTACAGGAAATTTAATGATGGAGAAGCAAAAGAATGGTTCAGTTTAGTTATGGATAATCAGCAGGGGATCATAGTGATACCTACTGTGGATGAAGGTGTGAATGGAGAAGAGGGATATGTGTCGCTGTTTAGAAATTTAAACCAGTTTGAAAGAAGAAGCACATCAAGAGGAAATAATAGCAAGTATCTGAAAATAGCAAAAATTGACATGTACTTATCCAGCTTCTTCAATTCTATAAATTTTGAAATATTCGGTGGTGAGATTTATCTTCTTGATAAATCAAATAGAATTATAGCTGCACGTAGTAACAACAGTGTTATATTTGCAAAGCCTTTTATAAAATTTGACAAGAGAAAGTTTGTTTCTAAGGATTCCTATATATTTGAAGAAAAATTGGATTACAATTTACTATCTAGCTGGAAATTAGTAGGTGTATTTTCAAAATCATATATGCTCAGAGAAATCTATAGGGCAATTGAGTATATACTCTTTATTTCAGTCTTGAGTCTTCTTTTTGCAACTCTTTTAATTAGGATGATTACCTCGTCATTGTCAGCAAGATTGGAACTTTTGACAAGGCACATTAAGAAAATCAGAAAGCAGAATTTTGAGATTCTCAATTGCAAAGAAGGAAATGATGAGATTGGGAATGTGATAAAAGAATTTAACAATATGACAATAAAGTTAAAAGAACTCATTGAAAAAGAGATGCTCTCTGAAATACAAAGAAAGACTTTAGAAATTGAAAAGAAACAAGCAGAGTTAAACGCTTTGCAGAGTCAAATAAATCCTCATTTTCTTTTTAACACATTGGATTCGATAAGAATGAGGTCAGTACTTAAAAACGAGCTTGAGACAGCTGAGATTATTAAGTATCTCACGAGAACACTCAGAAGACTTATTTACTGGGGTAATGACATCACCACCGTAGAAGAAGAGATTGGTTTTGTAGAGGACTTTTTAAAGATTCAAAAGTACAGGCTTGGAGAAAAACTTGCATATCGAATTTATGTGGATGAAGTAGCGAGAAATTGTTTAATACCAAAGATGACTATCCAACCGCTGGTTGAAAATGCGTGCATTCATGGTATTGAAGAGATAGAAGGGAATGGGGAGATTATAATAGAGGTTAAAAAAGAAGAGGCTTATCTTATCATAAAGGTTGAAGACAATGGTATTGGTATGGATGAAGAGAAACTTTCTCAGCTTTATGAAAACCTGAGCAATAATACATACGAAAAGAATATTGGTCTTAAGAATGTTTACAAAAGGCTTATGCTCTATTACAACAATGCCGTTGATTTTAAAATACATAGCAATTTTAAACAGGGTACAAGGGTTGTTATCAAAATTCCGTTAGAACTTCCTGCATTTGTATATAAAATCTAA
- a CDS encoding uroporphyrinogen decarboxylase family protein, whose product MNEIKIDLKAFWEENEYCRQNFDKKTRIPIHFWLDDHFLFELVGPFSTVKYYTDKAVRSEIHKKANDILEKELGRRFYSEEELDPPEPARFEVVMGSKVVISEGGTPWLEPAIDSVDEVKDLIRKLEKVEIKNVVSAELIEAKNNYELQTGKKLRWGSMIRGPATIATSLLGTTNLCILLMDEPELMDEFFKILGTKLVEYIRLLRSYCNIEYNGISINDDNCFLFSPKLYERYCAPIMEKLFKEFAPNKTDTRYQHSDSNMQHIIPILNGLGVNAVNFGPEIHPATIRKLMPNALIYGQMPPFVLRNGTKEEIIEIVKRDMNVLKADGNFVETPAGSVASGTPLENIRIYMWAVQEYGRL is encoded by the coding sequence ATGAATGAAATAAAAATTGATTTAAAGGCATTCTGGGAGGAAAATGAGTACTGCAGACAAAACTTTGACAAAAAAACACGCATTCCAATTCATTTTTGGCTTGATGACCACTTCTTATTTGAGCTTGTTGGTCCATTTTCTACTGTCAAGTACTACACCGACAAAGCTGTTAGATCGGAGATTCACAAAAAGGCAAATGATATATTAGAAAAAGAGCTTGGAAGAAGGTTTTATTCAGAAGAAGAATTAGATCCACCTGAGCCGGCAAGATTTGAGGTTGTTATGGGCTCAAAGGTTGTTATCTCTGAAGGAGGTACACCTTGGCTTGAACCTGCAATTGACTCTGTGGATGAGGTAAAGGACTTAATTAGAAAGCTTGAAAAGGTTGAAATAAAAAATGTGGTAAGTGCTGAGCTTATAGAAGCTAAAAATAACTATGAACTCCAAACTGGCAAAAAACTAAGATGGGGCTCTATGATAAGAGGACCAGCAACAATTGCCACAAGTTTATTGGGTACAACTAACCTTTGCATTTTGCTAATGGATGAACCTGAGCTTATGGATGAGTTTTTTAAAATTTTGGGAACAAAACTTGTTGAGTACATAAGGCTTTTAAGAAGTTATTGTAATATTGAATACAATGGAATATCAATTAATGATGACAACTGTTTTTTGTTTTCACCCAAGCTTTATGAAAGATATTGCGCGCCTATAATGGAGAAATTATTTAAAGAATTTGCTCCAAACAAAACTGACACAAGATATCAGCACTCAGACAGCAACATGCAGCATATAATTCCTATTTTGAATGGTTTGGGAGTAAATGCAGTGAACTTTGGACCAGAAATTCATCCTGCTACGATAAGAAAACTTATGCCAAATGCACTAATCTATGGCCAAATGCCACCTTTTGTTCTTAGAAATGGTACAAAAGAAGAGATAATTGAAATTGTAAAAAGAGATATGAATGTTTTAAAAGCAGATGGTAATTTTGTTGAAACTCCTGCTGGTTCTGTTGCTTCAGGCACACCATTAGAAAATATTAGAATTTATATGTGGGCTGTGCAAGAATATGGTAGATTGTAA
- a CDS encoding carbohydrate ABC transporter permease, producing the protein MLRKKTAEDIIVDLVVHISLIFVGIVTLYPFINVLAVSFNDALDTVRGGIYIWPRKWTLKNYEIIVSNPQIYNATLVSVARTVLGTVLGIICTMFVAYPLSRKDFVLRRPFSAIMVLTMYFGAGLIPQYLLYRSLHLLNTFWVYIIPALLGMFNVVVVRSYIESLPTSLIESAKIDGASEFRILWQIIFPLTLPAVATIALFIGVGHWNSWFDVYIFNSQRPDLSTLQYELQKILASVSMQVGRNPDYQMGALAETQQVTPTSVRASMTIVATVPIIIVYPFLQKYFVKGLTLGSVKGE; encoded by the coding sequence ATGCTTAGAAAAAAGACAGCCGAAGACATTATAGTTGACTTGGTAGTTCATATAAGTTTGATATTTGTTGGTATTGTAACGTTGTATCCCTTTATAAATGTTCTTGCAGTATCCTTTAATGATGCTCTTGATACAGTAAGAGGCGGGATATATATTTGGCCTAGAAAATGGACCTTAAAAAATTATGAGATTATCGTAAGCAATCCACAGATATATAATGCAACTCTTGTATCAGTAGCAAGAACAGTCTTAGGAACTGTTCTTGGAATCATATGCACAATGTTTGTTGCATATCCTCTTTCAAGAAAAGATTTTGTCTTAAGAAGACCTTTTTCTGCTATAATGGTTTTAACAATGTACTTTGGAGCAGGATTAATACCACAATATTTACTATATAGAAGTTTACATCTTTTAAATACATTCTGGGTGTATATTATTCCTGCTCTTTTAGGAATGTTCAACGTGGTAGTTGTGAGAAGTTACATTGAATCTCTCCCTACAAGTCTTATAGAGTCAGCCAAAATTGATGGTGCAAGCGAATTTAGGATACTGTGGCAGATAATCTTCCCTCTTACACTACCAGCAGTGGCAACAATCGCACTTTTTATAGGTGTTGGGCACTGGAATTCATGGTTTGACGTGTATATTTTTAACTCCCAGAGACCTGACCTCAGTACTTTGCAGTATGAGCTACAAAAGATTTTAGCATCTGTAAGTATGCAGGTTGGAAGAAACCCTGACTACCAGATGGGCGCATTGGCAGAAACCCAGCAAGTAACGCCTACTTCAGTAAGAGCAAGTATGACAATTGTTGCGACAGTGCCAATTATAATTGTATATCCATTTTTACAAAAATATTTTGTCAAGGGGCTCACTCTTGGGAGTGTTAAAGGAGAATAG
- a CDS encoding ABC transporter permease: MESAIYYSSKKTFWQRVKEQKELVFMIFPFVLYVILFHYIPLWWWIIAFKEYRPYEGVWGSEWVGFQQFKDLFSDSGFWLAMRNTIVISFLKLVTSFAAAILLALMLNEVKNMLFKRTIQTISYLPHFVSWVVAASIVISALAPESGIVNQILMSLKIIKQPIVWMGEGHYFWWILALSSVWKETGWNAIVYLAAITSIDPELYDAASVDGCGRLQKIRYVTLPGIAPTISMLLILNVGWLLNAGFEQVLLLRNPLVQDYAQILDTYVLDYGITMYRYSYATAAGMFKSVVSIFLVLFANKIAQKLNASTVM, translated from the coding sequence TTGGAATCAGCAATTTATTACTCTTCTAAAAAAACTTTTTGGCAAAGAGTAAAAGAGCAAAAAGAGTTAGTTTTTATGATATTTCCTTTTGTGCTGTACGTTATTCTTTTTCACTATATTCCACTATGGTGGTGGATAATTGCTTTTAAAGAATATAGGCCTTATGAAGGTGTATGGGGCTCTGAGTGGGTTGGCTTTCAACAGTTTAAAGATTTGTTTAGTGACTCAGGATTTTGGCTTGCTATGAGAAACACAATTGTTATAAGTTTTTTAAAACTTGTGACCTCTTTTGCTGCGGCAATTTTACTTGCATTGATGTTAAATGAAGTAAAGAATATGTTATTTAAGCGAACTATTCAGACCATTTCCTATCTTCCCCACTTTGTGTCGTGGGTTGTTGCTGCAAGTATTGTTATAAGTGCGCTTGCACCAGAGTCGGGTATTGTTAACCAGATTTTGATGTCTCTAAAAATTATCAAACAACCAATTGTATGGATGGGTGAAGGGCATTATTTTTGGTGGATATTAGCACTATCCAGTGTGTGGAAAGAAACAGGATGGAATGCTATTGTATATTTAGCTGCAATAACGAGTATTGACCCTGAACTTTATGATGCTGCAAGTGTTGATGGTTGTGGAAGGCTTCAAAAGATAAGATATGTAACTTTGCCAGGGATTGCACCAACAATTAGTATGCTTTTGATATTAAATGTTGGTTGGCTTTTGAACGCAGGATTTGAACAGGTGCTTTTATTAAGAAATCCTCTTGTTCAAGACTATGCCCAAATTCTTGATACATATGTTCTTGATTACGGTATTACCATGTACAGATATTCGTATGCAACAGCTGCTGGTATGTTCAAAAGTGTTGTAAGTATTTTCCTTGTATTATTTGCTAATAAGATTGCTCAAAAATTAAATGCTTCAACTGTTATGTAA